A portion of the Streptomyces platensis genome contains these proteins:
- a CDS encoding SsgA family sporulation/cell division regulator has product MVSTAKRTLEMRLLLGPDEAVPVAGRFSYRSDRPYEVEVAFLSRGQTVATWLFARELLLAGLHDEAGEGDVRVWSFRRPGESRRVHIELSTDDSVCELSVRAAELTAWLEQTAAIVPPGHEGGYLDMDAHLARLFAGKC; this is encoded by the coding sequence GTGGTGTCGACAGCCAAGCGCACCCTTGAGATGCGGCTCCTCCTCGGGCCGGACGAAGCAGTTCCGGTGGCCGGCCGGTTCAGCTACCGCAGTGACCGCCCGTACGAGGTCGAGGTCGCCTTCCTCAGCCGCGGCCAGACGGTCGCCACCTGGCTGTTCGCCCGCGAGCTCCTGCTGGCCGGGCTGCATGACGAGGCAGGGGAGGGAGACGTGCGGGTGTGGTCCTTCCGCCGGCCGGGCGAATCGCGCCGCGTACATATCGAGCTGTCCACCGACGACAGCGTCTGCGAGCTCTCGGTGCGCGCGGCGGAGCTGACCGCCTGGCTGGAGCAGACCGCGGCGATCGTGCCGCCCGGCCATGAGGGTGGCTACCTCGACATGGACGCCCACCTGGCCCGGCTGTTCGCGGGGAAATGCTGA